AGAGGATCATGACGTTTATCTTTGATGTTTTATCTGAAGatgtttaaaagtattttttttttttttttttgtttgaacgaGTAGTAATTTAAGTCATGTGCTACAATGTAGAGACTTTCCCACCTGAAGGTGAGAAGGATAGAGGGCTCAGTTGACtctaataaaaaatttgtgGTGCTCTCtgtaaacaaagaaacaaactgTTCGATAGTCTTATTGGGCCTATTAATGCGTCCAGAAAAGAAAAGCCCATATATCGTCCGATTGTTGTTGGCGCGGCTAAGATTCTAGGAAGGGGTAGCAGTGTAAATAAACGGAAATCGAGGTGGTATTTTGATCTCGAACTAGATAAAGATAAGGGTAATACCGTAAATAAACTGAAAGCGAGAGATGCGGGCACGTGAGACGAATTTCTGACTCTCCAATCGACCTTATCCACCTTGCGAGAGATCAGATCCAAGCGCCACGGCAGACTAAGATCAACGGACCAGATCTTCCCGGTCGCCTTTAAAATCATTACTCTCTGCAACGTTTGTGAGAAGAAAGAAACATTACTTGCGACCAAAAATTACAGATTCTTGAAACTATTAGGGTTGATACTTGATACCATGGGCTTACTAGATCATCTCTGGGACGATACCGTCGCTGGTCCTCGGCCAGAGAACGGCCTTGGCAAGCTTCGGAGACACCATACCTTCAGTTTCCGGGCTAGCTCCGGCAATGGTACGCCGTGTTTTCCCTATCTTGAACCGGTGGCTTATcattttttgtaactgaaaatataaaaataaataaatctttaaacgtaaaagaaaaatagtatCAATGGCCTGATCTTCGATCTGGTGTTCTTAGATCAATCGGACGGTGGTAGCGTGAGATCGTACGGTGGAGATTCGCCGGAAGAGGCCGTGAAAGTAACACGCAGCATCATGATAATAAAACCACCAGGATACCAAGGCGGTTCAGCTCCGGTTTCACCGGCCGGTTCAACTCCGCCAGTGTCTCCTTTCTCTGGtgagttttattttattagttaccGTTTTGTTTCCAGCAGTAACTATTTGGTTAGGTGAAATAGAAAGTACACTCACTGATTACGTTAAGGGTAGTTTCGTCTATACGTTAAAAAGACACTCTGACAGGATTAACATGTTGAGTGACACTGTGACTTATGTGATGCATGCATCATGCTCCTTGATAAGATGAGATGTGACACAGTGAACTCCATTTATGATATCATTGATTATTATTTCCCCTTGATTGATATATTGGTTAGGTGAGCGTCTTGTCAAATGTTGTGATATACTTAAAAGACTTGGTCATAGATTAGGACCGTATTCAAAACATGTTATGGTTTGAAGTGAATGTATGAGGTTATAAGTTATTTACTAACGAACTTGGAACCTTTGGGATGGTTAACGGAGCAAACGCAGGAGGAAAGGAACCCTTTCGGTTTAGGAGAAGGTCGACGTCGGACGCGTTCGATAAGGGAGCAGAATCAGAGAATGGACCAAGGAACTCTCCTCCTACTTACGGCCTGTGATCTCTAGCTCAAATCTCAATAGGGagagagaagaaacagagtagccCCCAAAACGCTTTCGATCAAGTGGTCCTTGCATGCAGAGTTCGTGTTGCTTCCGTTTGTAGGCCAAAGAGGTTCTCTCTTTTGTGTGCGTGTATGAGtatgttttgtgtgtttgtggttacgtctctgtttttctttttgtatgtcATCTCGTTTTGGGAATGCTTCTACGTGTCTGTACATATTTTGCTGCAATGATAATAAAAATGTGTAGATGCTTAACATCACTTCTTTTTGGACACCACAGTCTCTTTGGAGGCCATTTTGAGAGCGACTGCAAAGACACTTTACTCTTTTCTTGAATTGATAAATTATCTCCAATCCAAATTGTCAAAGCCTAGCttgaaaaaaaagaggaaattgACAAATGGCCAATTGTGTTTAGTTGAGGAAGCTTGCAGGGATTATGATGTGGATAATGTAATAGATATGAGATCATTTATTTTGAACCATACAATATTCTTTAACAACATTGAGTTTAGTCCGGCTGACCACAGCACAGAGAGAAGCATCATAAAGCACCTTCTTCCTTGACACTTTACCTATCTTTTGTGAGTCAATATGCCTAGTATGCTGTATTGGATTAGACACAACTGTCTTAGTAGCATCAATCATTAAATAAGTTCAGTTTCTTCCGAACCAAGGCATACATAGATCACTGAATTAGTTGCTGATGTGATTAAGGATTGTTCCAACTTAGAAGTggatttttacttttatgtacaaattgtataaatatttcagtccttggaaaaaatttcaaaccagaGATAGATATCACATATGAAGTCACACTTTGTTTTGTAATTACCACTTTGTTTCTGTTAATGATTTGGTTCGGTGAAATAGTAGTACATGCACTCGCTTAATTCGTTTAGGGGTAGTTTCGTCCATTTGTTAAAAATGACACTGATAGGATAAGACCAACCGTAACGGAGGTCCGTCACGGGTCCGTGGCCCAAATCCTTAGcatttttacaataaaaaaattgtgaattgGGTTCAGCTTTAGACGGATCGGTACGGATCAGTCCGTAAATAAGGCTTTGAAGGATCAAGTCCTTACTGCACGTGGCGTCTGATGGTTGGCCCGGCGATATGTTGTGTTGGGTTAtgtcgagaaaaaaaaacattcgcgACCGaaggttagaaaaaaaaatcagagctCTCGACGAAAGGCGATTTCTCTCCATCTTCGATTTCTCTCCATCGTCGATCTTCAAAGGTAAATAAACTAATTCTGTGGTAGATTTAAGGATATGTTAGCTTCCATGTTGTTCTCGTCTCCCTCTATGCTTCGTATTTCCTTTGAATCGATTTGGGAATTTCCTCCATTTAGGGTTTCAAAAATTTCTGGGTTTtgaaattgttatcaaatcgtTTTTCAAATCGTTTTCAATTGGGAATCTTTTGGTTTGTAGTTAGGGTTTCAATCGATTTAGTTAGCTGGAAAACTCATCACTTGTTTTCGGTTTCAATTTGGTTTTCGTTTTCGGTTTCAATCGATGTAGTTAGggtttcaattcgtttttgGTTTCAAAACGTATCTGTATGGTTTCCTGTGGCTTATATTTTTCTGGTTTCAAAACGTATTTGTACGGTTTTCTGTTAGCTTAATGTGTAGCTAGTAAACTGTTTAGTTGATCATATATCTAAGTTAATGCGTTCTTAAACTCCCTAGTGAATGTGTTCTTAACATAGTTTCTGGTTTTTTGTGCAGGCCAACGAACATGGGACAAGACTATAGCTACACGCAGCCTTCATCAGAGGAGTTCGACATCAACTCTTTACTTGAAGCAGAAGCTGCTCTCTACGGGGATGAAGCTCATAGTAGCTACATAATTGCAGAGGCGGATCAGTACCCACCAGAACCTGAGGCTGATGAAGGAATACCGAGGACATGCTATTGCGGTAGTGAGGTTGTTGTTGAAACCTCGTACACTCGTAAAAATCCAGGAAGGAGGTACTTCTCCTGCAACAACGTTGACGATGGAGACTCCCACATCTGGAAATGGTGGGATGTGGCGATTCAAGAAGAGCTTCGTGAAACGCAGACACAACTTAGGATGGTGAAGGATCAATTCTTTGAGAGTGACCAGAAGGTGGCTAAGCTTGACAAGATCGTGGGTGTGTTAACTAAGAAGACATCAGTGATTAACTATGGTTTGGCAAAGGGAGTTAGTGTACTGGTGTTGGTGATACTGGTCATCGTTATGGGCTGGTAAGTTTCATACCTTATTTAGATaatcaatttgatttaaaatttgaaattttaactgTTTTATCTTATGTCATTCAAGGAAGAGCTTCGGAGGTTTTAAACATCAGTGTCAGAACTCGAGAAGGGGTTGGCAGGTAACTTGTTTCACACTTACTTACTAGTttcagtaataaaaaaaaaacttatctcTTCAtgctttaattgtttttaatgctAGATTTGATAGAATCGTACTTGTTAGGTTTAAGTGTAGCTAGTGCAGAACTTATTAGTATGATTAGAGTGGTGGTAAATGCTTGTTTGCTTTCTATCTGCCTAACAACTCCGAAACTAAATGCGAACTTACTTTCTATTGGTTACTTAAGGGTTTGTGTTGCTATTAGAGTAACAGAAACCTATAATCTAAACATGAATACCACAACTGGCTTTGTTAATCTAATGTATAGTCAATCTTCAGTTGATCTTGAGTCACCCGAACCAGCTTGGTTCGGGTCCCAAGGTCCTAATGAGTTTGTTTTCCACCCTGGTGTCGAGTTTTCTTTCCAACCTGCTGTCCAGACTGCTGTGCAGCCTACTGTCGAGTCTGCTAACAAAGAGAGGAGGAAATGGTCTCCTAATGAGGATAAAATCCTCATTGGTGCTTGGCTTAACACCAGCAAAGACCCCGTTGTCAGCTGTGACCAGAAAGCTGAACGTTTCTGGAAGAGAATTGTTGACTACTACAACGCAAGCCCTCAACTGGTTGGGACAGTACCTAGAGAGCTTGGTCCAGCGAAGCAGCGGTGGGCTAGGATTAACGAGCAGGTCTGTAAGTTCGTTGGATGCTATGAGGCGGCGTTGAGGGGGCAGAGAAGTGGTCAGAATGAAGACGATGTGATGAAAGCTGCCCTCGACTCATTCTTCAACATTTATGAGCACAAGTTCAATCTCGAACATGCGTGGAGGGAGCTGAGGCATGACCAGAAATGGTGCACCACCTATATGGTTAAAGATGGTGGGAAGGAGAAGCGCAAACCAGTGGTGGACGTTGATACAGAAGATGATGTTGCCGAACCTGAAAGCAGACCAGTTGGTGTGAAAGCTGCTAAAGCAGCTGGTAAGACGAAGAAGAGTGGCAAGGAAGAAGAGATGTCACAGTTTCAGTCCATcatgaaaatgaaagaaaagCTCTCTAAACAAAAGATTCTAGAACGTTTACTTGCCAAAAAAGATCCTCTCTCCGAGATGGAAGAATCTCTTAAACTGAAACTCATGACTGAGATGTTATGATGATATTTAAGGTATTAGGTTAGTTACATGTAGTTAGATGTA
The window above is part of the Brassica napus cultivar Da-Ae chromosome C3, Da-Ae, whole genome shotgun sequence genome. Proteins encoded here:
- the LOC106388596 gene encoding dormancy-associated protein homolog 3-like isoform X2; protein product: MGLLDHLWDDTVAGPRPENGLGKLRRHHTFSFRASSGNDQSDGGSVRSYGGDSPEEAVKVTRSIMIIKPPGYQGGSAPVSPAGSTPPVSPFSANAGGKEPFRFRRRSTSDAFDKGAESENGPRNSPPTYGL
- the LOC106388596 gene encoding dormancy-associated protein homolog 3-like isoform X1, which translates into the protein MGLLDHLWDDTVAGPRPENGLGKLRRHHTFSFRASSGNDQSDGGSVRSYGGDSPEEAVKVTRSIMIIKPPGYQGGSAPVSPAGSTPPVSPFSEQTQEERNPFGLGEGRRRTRSIREQDQRMDQGTLLLLTACDL
- the LOC106388596 gene encoding dormancy-associated protein homolog 3-like isoform X4, which translates into the protein MGLLDHLWDDTVAGPRPENGLGKLRRHHTFSFRASSGNDQSDGGSVRSYGGDSPEEAVKVTRSIMIIKPPGYQGGSAPVSPAGSTPPVSPFSGGKEPFRFRRRSTSDAFDKGAGSENGPRNSPPTYGL
- the LOC106388596 gene encoding dormancy-associated protein homolog 3-like isoform X3 translates to MGLLDHLWDDTVAGPRPENGLGKLRRHHTFSFRASSGNDQSDGGSVRSYGGDSPEEAVKVTRSIMIIKPPGYQGGSAPVSPAGSTPPVSPFSGGKEPFRFRRRSTSDAFDKGAESENGPRNSPPTYGL